Below is a window of Desulfobotulus pelophilus DNA.
TGTTTGTGAGTGAGGTTGGAATCGTTTCGGATTCCGGCACTCAAGATCCTTAAAACATTTTTGCTCCCGTAAAGGGGCTTGAGTTTTTCAGCGTAAGTGCCGGACTGCGTCACGAATAAATGGCCTGGTTGTCTATGCACCTGATTGAAAGTATTCGATTTGCCAAAGGAAAATTTTTCTAAAGTTATAAAATAAAGGAAATTTCTATGCAGACAGAAGAAAAAAATGGCCCTGTTCAGCAGGTGCTTGTGGAACTTCCCCCGTGGGTGGAAGCGGTGGTGGATACAAAAAAAAAATATGATTCCGATGAAGAGAAAATGGGCCTTGCCCTTTTTCTTGCCAAAGAAAATGTGCGTCAGGATACGGGTGGTCCCTTTGGATCGGCTATTTTTGATCAGGAAAGCGGCAGGCTGCTGGGGGTGGGTGTCAACAGGGTGTTTCCCCTGAACAATGCCACCCTGCATGGAGAGATGGTGGCCATCATGATGGCCCAGAAAGCCCTTGCTTCCTTTACTCTCCATGGGCCGGGAAAAACAAGGGAGCTTTTCACCTCCTGTGAGCCATGTGCCATGTGTCTCGGTGCCATTCTCTGGAGCGGTGTCAGCCGTGTGGTCTGTGCGGCGGCTGCGGAAGATGCCCGGGCCATCGGTTTTGATGAAGGCCCGGTTTTTGATGCCTCCTATGCCTATCTGGAGAATGCCGGTATCCGGGTGATCCGCCATTTCATGGCGAAAGAAGGCCGGGAGGTGCTGGAAAGCTACAGCAGCAAAGGTGGTGTTATCTATAATGCCAGAGACTGATTTCAGGGTAAGGTTCAGCCCGCCTGCAGCGCCATCTGCTTTTGCAGATAGTAGTCATAGCTGCCTTCGTAGGGAATCATGCGGCCATGGTCGATTTCAAAAACCCGGCCCACAAGGGAGCGGAGAAAGTGACGGTCATGACTGACAATGAGCACCGTTCCCTCAAAGGCCTGCAGGGCGTCCAGCAGTACCTCCCGTGACTGAATGTCCAGATGGTTGGTGGGCTCATCGAGAATGAGGAAATTTAAGGGCCGGGCCAGCAGGGTAGCCAGAACCACCCGGCTTTTTTCTCCACCGGAGAGCTTGTCTATCCTTTTGTAAACATCATCCCCCTGAAAGAGAAAGGCGGCGCAGAGGTTGCGGATCACCCCCAGTCCTGCGGTGGGAAGGGCGTCCTGAACCGTATCCAGCACGCTTTGTTCCGGATTGAGAATGTCCATGGCATGCTGGCTGAAATAGCCTGCGTGTACATTGGCTCCTATGGTAACCCTTCCCGTGCTGGGTTCGGTCCTTTGGGCCAGTACCTGTAAAAAGGTGGATTTACCCGCACCGTTCACCCCAACCACAGCTACTTTATCTCCCCTGTGGATCATGCCGGAGATACCGCCGAAAACGGAGTGCTCTCCCCCTTCGGGTGTTTGCCAGCTTTTGCCAAGATTTTCCATGGCAATCACATCGTCTCCGGACCGGGGTGGTGGTTCAAAAGTAAAACGCATTTTTTTCTGATCCGGCGGCAGTACAATACGTTCGATCTTTTCCAGCTTTTTAACCCGGGACTGCACCTGTGCCGCATGGGAGGCTCTGGCCGCAAATTTGGCTATGAATTCCTCCTCCTTGGCCAGCATGTCCTGCTGACGTTTGAAGCTGGCTTCCAGCTGTTCCCGCCGGATTTCCCTCTCCTTGATAAAAAAATCATAATTGCCGGTGTAGGTGGTGGCACCTCCATTGCCGACTTCAATGATGCGGGAAACAATGCGGTTCATGAATTCCTGGTCATGACAGGTCATGAGCAGGGCCCCCTTAAAGGAAGATGACAGCCAGTTTTCAAGCCAGAGAATGGATTCCAGATCCAGATGGTTGGTAGGTTCGTCCAGAAGTAGCACATCCGGGTTGGTGGTGAGTATTTTTGCCAGAGCTATGCGCATCTTCCATCCGCCACTGAAGGCTTCCACGGGCCGGTGATAGGCATCGGGACCGATACCAAGGCCAGTGAGCACACTCTGGGCGCGGGATTCCAGCTCGTAGCCGCCCTGATGCTCAAAACTCTCCACGGCCTCGCCGTAACGTTCCAGAAGTTCGGCCAGTGCATTCTCATCCATGGGTTCGGCCATGGATGTTTCCATTTTTCTGATCTTTTCTCCCAGGGTAACCACATCCCCTACCGCTGCCATTACTTCTTCCAGTGCGCTGCGTCCTGCCATATCCCCCACATCCTGAGAAAAATAGCCGATGCGGATTTTCGGGCTGCGGGAAATATCTCCGCCATCGGGGATTTCCTCCCCCATGATCAGGCGGAAGATGGTGGTTTTTCCGGCACCGTTGGGACCCACAAGGCCGGTACGGGTTCCGGGAAGAATCTGCAGGCTGGCATTGTCAAACAGTACCTGATTACCGTGATGACGTGAAATACGATTCAGATGAATCATGAAAAACTCCTTACAAAGCCCCGTAACAGAGGGCCGGGGGAAATCATATCAAAAGACAGGAAACACATGGAAACAGTGGAGAGGGTAAATACGGCTGTTTGCCTTTAAAAAGCCTGCATGGATAACATGGAAAAAGCGGGATTTCAAATACATAAGGGCTTTGTTGAAAATATGGTGCCGTTGGCCGTCTTCAGCCGGAACAGGCAGATATTTCCTTGCACGCGACTTGTTTTCCGGAACACCTTTGCCTATGGTGCCCCATTCTGGAACAATTCCATGCAGCAGATGACGTAATGAAAGGTCCCGAAAAGCATGAAAATTCAAACAACAACAATTTTTGACACACCGGTTCTCAATTGGTTTTTCTGGATGATGGCCAGTGGTATCTTATGGCTTTTCGGGTGGAAAATAGAGGGAGATGTCCCCGAAGAAGAAAAAAAAATGGTGATGATTGCCGCACCCCATACGTCCAACTGGGATTTTTTCTGGACCCTTCTTCTGGCCCTGAAACTACGGCTGAAGGTGTATATGATGGGCAAAAAAGAACTTACGGAAAAGCCCCTGGGGTTTCTTCTGAAATGGATGGGGCTTGTTCCGGTGGACAGAAGCCGGAAGGGAAATACGGTGGAGCTGGCTGTGGAGGTGTTCGGTCATGCGGACAGGATGGTGCTGATCATTCCGCCATCCGGAACCCGCAGCAGGGTATCCCAGTGGAAAACGGGTTTTTATCATATCGCACGGGGAGCAAAGGTTCCCATTGGTCTCGGGTATCTGGATTATGCCACAAAAAAAGGGGGGATGGGTATGCTGCTGTATCCTTCCGGTGACATGGCCGCGGATATGGAACGCATCCGTGCTTTTTACAGCGGTATTAGCGGCAAATATCCGGATAAGGCCTTTCAGGATGAAAAGGAATAGCCGGACAGACTTTCGTCAGACGGTTTAAAAGGCGGAGTCTTTGCCCCGCCTTTATCCAGAGGGTCATATTTTTTTAAGAAGCTGATTGGCCGCCACCAGCAGAGGGTCCCAGACAGGACTGAAGGGGGGAGCATAGGCCATGTCTGTGGTGCTGAAATCCACCACCCGCATTCTGGCGTGCAGGGCTACGGCAGCGGCATTGATGCGGCGGGCCTCATTATCCCTGCCTACCATGGAAACCCCCAGCAGGCGGCCGCTTTGCCTGTCCCCCACCATCTGCACCCATACGGGCCTGGATCCGGGAACGGTTTTGGCTCTGGAATAGGTTTTTACAACGACCTCCACAGGGTCAAAACCGGCTTTTTCTGCCTCATGGAGAGTGAGGCCGGTGCGGGCCACTTCCACATCAAAAATTTTGAAAACACCGGTTCCCGCTACTCCTTCCATGCGTACGGGCCTGCCTGTGATATGGTCGGCCACAGCCCATCCGGCCCTGTTGGCGGTGAGGGCCATGGGGATCCAGGTTTTTTCTCCGGTTACCACATGATAGGCATCGGCGCAGTCACCGGCCGCATAGATGTCCGGATGGCTGGTCTGCATGCTGCGGTTCACCGCAATGGCTCCGGCGGCCCCCAGCTCCAGTCCGGCTTCCTTTGCAAGGAAGCTTGAGGGGCGTACACCGATGGCCATGAGGACCATTTCTGCATCAAAGCAGGCTTCCCTGCAGCAGATATCCAGCCTGCTGTCATGGGTCTCAATGCGTTCCGTGGTGCAGCCGTGGTTGATGAGAACTCCCTTTTCCCGTAACGCCGTGTCCACCGCGGCAGAAAGCTCCGGTGCCAGCCATGGCAGGAGTTCCGGGCGGTTACGGATAAGTTGCACGGTAATGCCCCTTTCCGTAAGGGCTTCACACATTTCAAGGCCGATGTAGCCTGCTCCGATAATGGCTGCTTTTTCAATTCTTTTTTCTTCTATAAAGGCTTTCACTCTGCGGCCGTCATCCAGGCTTTTCAAGACAAAAACATGGGGCAGCTCATGACCGGGAATGAGGGGCATATTGGCAACGGATCCAGTGGCAATGAGCAGCTTGTCAAAGGAAATCTCAAAGGGTTTTCCTCCGGCATCCTTTCCGGAAACCCTTCGGTTTTTCGGGTCAATGGCTTCCACCCTGTGTCCGAGACGAAGATCTATGTTCTGCTTTTCCCGGAAAACGGCAGGAGCCCGCATGATCAGTGTCTCCATGTCGCCCTCTTCATCGGCAATGACATAGGGCATGGAGCAGGCACTGTAGGAAACATCTTCCGTCATTTCAAGAACGGTGATGGCCATGGCCGGATCATTGCGACGGGCGCGGCTGGCAGCACTCATACCTGCCGCATCACCTCCGATGATGACAAAGTGCATAGGGACTCCTTTCGGATAGGAAGTATCCGTATCGTGTAAACTGGCTGGTGATGCCTGGCGGCATCTGGGCTGAGCCGCCTGTTCGCCGGACCCGGTATGCAGGTACGGTATGGCTCAGGATCAGGCAGGCGGCCGTGGAGTTTTGGGAGGGGTCGGGCTACGGCCGGGTAACCGGTATTTCCCGGCCCCTCTTTCGTATGGAAACAGTATCGTTTTTTTCAGGATGCGACAAATTTTTTATAGGGCCATGCCACAACCCCGCCATCCATATAGCGCACCTTTGCATAACCTGCCCCGTCAAGAA
It encodes the following:
- a CDS encoding nucleoside deaminase, which translates into the protein MQTEEKNGPVQQVLVELPPWVEAVVDTKKKYDSDEEKMGLALFLAKENVRQDTGGPFGSAIFDQESGRLLGVGVNRVFPLNNATLHGEMVAIMMAQKALASFTLHGPGKTRELFTSCEPCAMCLGAILWSGVSRVVCAAAAEDARAIGFDEGPVFDASYAYLENAGIRVIRHFMAKEGREVLESYSSKGGVIYNARD
- a CDS encoding ABC-F family ATP-binding cassette domain-containing protein, which translates into the protein MIHLNRISRHHGNQVLFDNASLQILPGTRTGLVGPNGAGKTTIFRLIMGEEIPDGGDISRSPKIRIGYFSQDVGDMAGRSALEEVMAAVGDVVTLGEKIRKMETSMAEPMDENALAELLERYGEAVESFEHQGGYELESRAQSVLTGLGIGPDAYHRPVEAFSGGWKMRIALAKILTTNPDVLLLDEPTNHLDLESILWLENWLSSSFKGALLMTCHDQEFMNRIVSRIIEVGNGGATTYTGNYDFFIKEREIRREQLEASFKRQQDMLAKEEEFIAKFAARASHAAQVQSRVKKLEKIERIVLPPDQKKMRFTFEPPPRSGDDVIAMENLGKSWQTPEGGEHSVFGGISGMIHRGDKVAVVGVNGAGKSTFLQVLAQRTEPSTGRVTIGANVHAGYFSQHAMDILNPEQSVLDTVQDALPTAGLGVIRNLCAAFLFQGDDVYKRIDKLSGGEKSRVVLATLLARPLNFLILDEPTNHLDIQSREVLLDALQAFEGTVLIVSHDRHFLRSLVGRVFEIDHGRMIPYEGSYDYYLQKQMALQAG
- a CDS encoding 1-acyl-sn-glycerol-3-phosphate acyltransferase, whose product is MKIQTTTIFDTPVLNWFFWMMASGILWLFGWKIEGDVPEEEKKMVMIAAPHTSNWDFFWTLLLALKLRLKVYMMGKKELTEKPLGFLLKWMGLVPVDRSRKGNTVELAVEVFGHADRMVLIIPPSGTRSRVSQWKTGFYHIARGAKVPIGLGYLDYATKKGGMGMLLYPSGDMAADMERIRAFYSGISGKYPDKAFQDEKE
- a CDS encoding FAD-dependent oxidoreductase — encoded protein: MHFVIIGGDAAGMSAASRARRNDPAMAITVLEMTEDVSYSACSMPYVIADEEGDMETLIMRAPAVFREKQNIDLRLGHRVEAIDPKNRRVSGKDAGGKPFEISFDKLLIATGSVANMPLIPGHELPHVFVLKSLDDGRRVKAFIEEKRIEKAAIIGAGYIGLEMCEALTERGITVQLIRNRPELLPWLAPELSAAVDTALREKGVLINHGCTTERIETHDSRLDICCREACFDAEMVLMAIGVRPSSFLAKEAGLELGAAGAIAVNRSMQTSHPDIYAAGDCADAYHVVTGEKTWIPMALTANRAGWAVADHITGRPVRMEGVAGTGVFKIFDVEVARTGLTLHEAEKAGFDPVEVVVKTYSRAKTVPGSRPVWVQMVGDRQSGRLLGVSMVGRDNEARRINAAAVALHARMRVVDFSTTDMAYAPPFSPVWDPLLVAANQLLKKI